The DNA region TGCCTTGCGCGTCGAGCGCGGCCAGCGCCGTGAGGCTGGCGTAGATCGCGTAGCCGTCGTCGGCGCCGCCGCGGCCATAGAGCTTGCCGTCTTCGAGCTTCGGCGTCCACGGGCCGAGGTCGTTGCGCCAGCCGTCGAACTCCGGCTGCTTGTCGAGGTGACCGTACAGCACGATGGTGTCCGTGCTGCCCGAGCGCGTGGCGGGCGATTCGAAGAAGATCACGGGCGTGCGGCCCGGCAGACGCACGATTTCCAGCTTCAGTCCGCGCACGGGCTGCTGCTCCGCCCACTTCGCGGCTTCCGTGATCACGCGCTCGATATAGCCGTGTTTTTCCCAGTCGGCATCGAACGCCGGGCTCTTCGCGGGCACGGCGATGTAGTCGGTGAGCGCCGGCACGATCTCGTCGTTCCATTTGCGATCGACGAATTCGCGCAGTGTGTCGTGATTCAGCTTTTGAGCCTGTTGGGTATCGTCGGAGATCATGATGGCGGGATCCGGTGCAGTCGAAACGCACATGATAGACCTTACGGCGCGGCTTGCCGAATTCGTGTGAACCTCATGTAAACAACAAGGGCACCTGCCTTGCAATCGCCCTTCAAACCGCAAGCGAACGATGCCCGATCGCGCGACAATGGAAAGATAGATGGCACGTCTGTGGAGGCTCGATGAACACCGTGATGATGATACAAGGCGTCGCGGCCTTCGCCGCGCTGGGGCTGTACTTCCTGCCGTCCATCATCGCCGACCGCCGCAAGCGCTACGACATGCTGACCCTTGCCCTGTTCAATGCATGCATGGGCTGGACGGTGTTCGGCTGGATGATCGCGATGTACTGGGCGTGGCAGCCGAATCCACCCGTCAATCTGGAAGGCGAAGTGGTGCGCTCGCGGCGCATCATCAGCATGCGAAGCTTTACGAAGGGGCTCGGCGAGCGCGTGCGGATGCGCGAATCGCGCGACCGTTCGGCCAAGTAGCACGCAGCCTGCCGCTCAACGACCAGGACCACACGATGCAAATCACTCCGTTCCGGATTTCGATTCCCGACTTCGAGCTTGCCGCGCTCAAGACGCGCCTCGCGCAAACACGCTGGCCCGACACCTTCGACAGCGCGCCCTGGGCGCTCGGCACCGACATGAACTATTTGCGCGATCTCGTCGATTACTGGGCGAGCGGGTACGACTGGCGTGCGACGGAAACGCGGCTCAACCAGGAGCCGCAATTCGTCGCGCAGCTCGGCGATCTGGCCGTGCATTTCGTGCATCGGCGCGGCACGGGGCCGAAGCCCTACCCGCTCGTCATCACGCATGGCTGGCCAGGCTCGTTCATCGAGTTCGCCGAACTGTTGCCGCAGCTGTGCGACCCGGCGTCGTTCGGCGCGGACCCTGCCGACGCATTCGATGTCGTCGTTCCGTCGATGCCCGGCTATGGCTTTTCGGAACGGCCTTCGAAGCCGGGCATGTCGGTGTTCGCGATCGCCGGCCTGTGGGTGGAGCTGATGCGCGGCCTCGGCTACACGCGCTTTGGCGCGCAGGGCGGCGATCTGGGCGCGGCGGTGTCGATCGCGTTGGCGGCCGGCCATGCGCAGCATGTCGACGGCATTCATCTCAACTTCCTGCCGAGTTCATATGCGCCGGGCGTCCCGCCCGACGATCCGTCCATCACGCAGGAAGAGCGGGATTTCCTCGCATCGAGGGCCGTATTTGCCGATGCCGAAGGCGCCTACGCGCACCTGCACGCGACGAAGCCGAACACCGCGGCGTTTGCGTTGAACGATTCGCCGGCGGGACTGGCTGCGTGGATCGTCGAGAAATTCCGTGCGTGGAGCGATTGCGACGGCGACGTGGAGCGCGTGTTTTCGAAGGACCAGTTGCTGACCGATCTGTCCTTGTACTGGCACACGCAGACGATCGGCTCGTCGATGCGGCTCTACGCGGAAACGCGCGCGCGGCCATTGCGCTTCGAGCCCGGCCAGCGCGTCACGCCGCCGCTCGGCTTTGCGCGCTTTCCGAAGGAGATCAGCCGGCCGCCGCGTTCGTGGATCGAACGTGTGTTCAACGTCACGCAGTTCGCGGATATGCCGCGCGGCGGGCACTTCGCCGCGATGGAACAGCCCGCGCTGCTCGCTGAAGAGATTCGGCGTTTTTTCCGGCCGCTGCGCGGCTGAGCGTTCAATCGCGCGTCGTTATCGACGCTAGCGACGTTATCGACGTTAGCGACGCGACTGTGCAAGCGTATCGAAGCGCTCGCGCGCGGCGTCGAGCGCGCCGCCGTGCGTTTCCGCCCAGCGGTCGAGCGTGACGAGTGCGTCGCTCAACGACAGCCCGAGCGCGCTCAACCGATATTCGACATGCAAAGGTTTCGTGCCGCACACGTCGCGGATCACGAGGCCGTTGCGCTCCAGTTCGCGCAGCGTCTGCGACAGCACCTTCTGCGAAATACCGCCAATCTTGCGCAGCAGCGCGTTGTTGCGCATCGGTCCGTTTTGCAGCGCGGGCAGGATCAGCAGTGTCCATTTACTCGCGATCAGTTCAAGCGCGAGCCGCGACGAACAGGCCTCGTCGAATACGTTGCCTGGGTGCTGCGCGTCGTGCGGGACGTCGACGGAATGGTCCGGCGCGGACATTGCCATGGTTACCAGAAGGTGCGTAATGGTCAGCGGGTCACTATACCTCTACGCTGCGTCCATTCTTCAAATGGAGGTAGTGATGGCGTGGTTAATCCTGCTCGCGGCAAGCGTCGTTGAAATCCTGATGGGTCTCGCGCTCAAGTATGCGAATGGCTGGACGCGTTTCTGGCCGAGCGTCGGCGGCGTGGCGGCCGCGCTTGCGAGCGTCTTCCTGCTGACGCTCGCGATGAAGCACCTGCCCGCAGGCACCGCGTATGTCGTGTGGACGGGCATCGGGTCGATGGGCATCACGCTGCTCGGCATCGTGCTGTTCGGCGATCCCGTGTCGGCGCCGCGCATCGCGTGCATGGCGATGATCGTTGGCGCGGCGGCGGCGCTCAAGTGTATCGACGGGTAGTGCGCTTTTTGTATCTGGCATGCGACGGCAGCGCGCGAAACAATTCGCTGTTCGCGCGACTGGCGCTCAATCGAGGTGGATCACCACCGGGGAGCGCGAACCGGGATGCAGATCCCGTCACGCCGCGCGCCTGGGCCTTGCCTTGATCGTTCGATCGGTCTTCCTTCAAGGAGCTCACGCAATGCCTCAAACCTCGCATCTCGTTGCATTTGCCGTTGTCGCGCTCGGTATGGCGCTCACGCCCGGGCCCAATATGATCTATCTGATCTCGCGGTCGATCTGCCAGGGGCGCGTGGCTGGTCTGATTTCGCTTGGCGGCGTGGCGCTGGGTTTCGTGGTTTATATGTTCTGTGCCGCGTTCGGCATTACGGCGTTGCTGCTTGCTGTGCCGTTCGCGTATGACACGCTGCGGTTTGGTGGCGCGCTGT from Paraburkholderia caribensis includes:
- a CDS encoding epoxide hydrolase family protein, whose protein sequence is MQITPFRISIPDFELAALKTRLAQTRWPDTFDSAPWALGTDMNYLRDLVDYWASGYDWRATETRLNQEPQFVAQLGDLAVHFVHRRGTGPKPYPLVITHGWPGSFIEFAELLPQLCDPASFGADPADAFDVVVPSMPGYGFSERPSKPGMSVFAIAGLWVELMRGLGYTRFGAQGGDLGAAVSIALAAGHAQHVDGIHLNFLPSSYAPGVPPDDPSITQEERDFLASRAVFADAEGAYAHLHATKPNTAAFALNDSPAGLAAWIVEKFRAWSDCDGDVERVFSKDQLLTDLSLYWHTQTIGSSMRLYAETRARPLRFEPGQRVTPPLGFARFPKEISRPPRSWIERVFNVTQFADMPRGGHFAAMEQPALLAEEIRRFFRPLRG
- a CDS encoding DMT family transporter, which encodes MAWLILLAASVVEILMGLALKYANGWTRFWPSVGGVAAALASVFLLTLAMKHLPAGTAYVVWTGIGSMGITLLGIVLFGDPVSAPRIACMAMIVGAAAALKCIDG
- a CDS encoding superinfection immunity protein, whose product is MNTVMMIQGVAAFAALGLYFLPSIIADRRKRYDMLTLALFNACMGWTVFGWMIAMYWAWQPNPPVNLEGEVVRSRRIISMRSFTKGLGERVRMRESRDRSAK
- a CDS encoding winged helix-turn-helix transcriptional regulator, whose amino-acid sequence is MSAPDHSVDVPHDAQHPGNVFDEACSSRLALELIASKWTLLILPALQNGPMRNNALLRKIGGISQKVLSQTLRELERNGLVIRDVCGTKPLHVEYRLSALGLSLSDALVTLDRWAETHGGALDAARERFDTLAQSRR